The following are encoded together in the Xanthobacter autotrophicus Py2 genome:
- a CDS encoding conjugal transfer protein TrbB (KEGG: mes:Meso_2322 conjugal transfer protein TrbB), with product MAGDAGEVPGFSVPIHRVLSEPILLGGAPRALAIFNGTLAGAVGLGLRLWLVGLALWAIGHLTAVWAAKRDPLFVDVVRRHLRISSHLSV from the coding sequence GATGCCGGCGAGGTGCCGGGCTTCTCCGTCCCGATCCATCGGGTTCTGAGCGAACCGATCCTGCTCGGCGGGGCGCCGCGGGCGCTCGCCATCTTCAACGGCACGCTCGCCGGTGCTGTCGGGCTGGGCCTGAGGCTGTGGCTCGTGGGCCTGGCGCTCTGGGCGATTGGTCATCTCACCGCCGTCTGGGCGGCCAAGCGCGATCCGCTCTTCGTCGACGTGGTGCGTCGGCATCTGCGCATCTCCTCCCACCTATCGGTCTGA
- a CDS encoding P-type conjugative transfer protein TrbG (TIGRFAM: P-type conjugative transfer protein TrbG~PFAM: Conjugal transfer protein TrbG/VirB9/CagX~KEGG: nwi:Nwi_2092 conjugal transfer protein TrbG/VirB9/CagX): MTPAIRTSGRPARRVLAFPALRKSGLPLLLICTSTLAGCATFEKPPEIEYDDAPPAVFKAEPPGPVRIVELPKPLPLPGQLKPVGKDGKAEPEAADPASRVNQANAAARVQPVRNGFINSMQVYPFVEGALYQVYAAPGQVTDIALQPGEQLVGTGPVAAGDTVRWIIGDTESGAGGAKQVHILVKPTRPDLITNLVINTNLRTYHMELRSTEKTYMASVSWQYPQDQLIALRRQNAEALAVQPVATGVDLTKVNFRYEVTGDRTPWRPLRAFDDGQQVFIEFPRGIAQGEMPPLFVVGPQGDTSELVNYRVRGSYMIVDRLFAAAELRFGADKDQKRVRISRTNGRSVL, encoded by the coding sequence ATGACACCGGCCATCCGCACATCCGGGAGGCCGGCGCGCCGTGTCCTCGCCTTTCCAGCTTTACGGAAATCTGGCTTGCCGCTTCTGCTCATTTGCACCTCCACGCTCGCTGGCTGCGCCACCTTCGAGAAGCCGCCGGAGATCGAGTATGACGATGCACCGCCCGCCGTCTTCAAGGCCGAGCCGCCGGGGCCGGTGCGCATCGTCGAGCTGCCGAAGCCTTTGCCGCTGCCGGGCCAGCTGAAGCCGGTGGGCAAGGACGGCAAAGCTGAGCCCGAAGCCGCTGACCCTGCCTCTCGGGTGAACCAGGCCAATGCCGCAGCCCGGGTCCAGCCGGTGCGCAATGGCTTCATCAACTCCATGCAGGTCTACCCCTTCGTGGAAGGCGCCCTCTATCAGGTCTATGCCGCGCCCGGGCAGGTCACCGACATTGCGCTGCAGCCGGGTGAGCAACTGGTGGGCACGGGGCCCGTAGCCGCCGGCGACACGGTGCGCTGGATCATCGGTGATACCGAGAGTGGGGCCGGCGGAGCGAAGCAGGTCCACATCCTGGTGAAGCCCACGCGGCCCGACCTCATCACCAACCTCGTCATCAACACCAATCTGCGCACCTATCACATGGAGCTGCGCTCTACCGAGAAGACCTACATGGCCTCGGTTTCCTGGCAGTACCCGCAGGACCAGCTCATCGCCTTGCGGCGCCAGAATGCCGAGGCGCTGGCGGTGCAGCCGGTCGCCACAGGCGTCGACCTCACCAAGGTGAACTTCCGCTATGAGGTGACCGGTGACCGGACGCCGTGGCGACCGCTGCGCGCCTTCGACGATGGCCAGCAGGTGTTCATCGAGTTCCCCAGGGGCATCGCCCAGGGCGAGATGCCGCCGCTCTTTGTCGTAGGCCCGCAGGGCGACACCTCCGAGCTTGTGAACTATCGCGTGCGCGGCAGCTACATGATCGTGGACCGGCTGTTCGCGGCGGCCGAGCTGCGCTTCGGTGCCGACAAGGATCAGAAGCGCGTGCGCATCTCCCGCACCAACGGGAGGTCGGTCCTATGA
- a CDS encoding transcriptional regulator, LysR family (PFAM: regulatory protein LysR; LysR substrate-binding~KEGG: pde:Pden_3205 transcriptional regulator, LysR family), translated as MNNNPPKTSGSMRHLRHFITAAEAGSLRRAAEVLGLQESTVSRSVRDLEDQLGASLFLRHPSGVTLTLAGQCFLHRARQALVQLQKGWEEVAAIGRSENGILRIGIFSTLASGFMGDLFRAYDVHHSSVHIEFVDAEANEHAASIRSFDIDAAFVIGRFQWAECDSLHLWTETVFIAFPEGHPLTRNEEVTWQDLVDERFLVRIEGSGGEVREYLRRRLAVLGRRPLINAQRIGRSSLLGLVASGRGVAPATQSETVISVPGVVYRPIAGETLPFSVLFSRRNDNPAFRALLSLARSMAQHSDRS; from the coding sequence ATGAATAATAATCCGCCAAAAACCTCCGGGAGCATGAGACATTTACGTCATTTTATCACCGCTGCAGAGGCAGGAAGCCTTCGGCGCGCTGCGGAGGTGCTGGGTTTGCAGGAATCGACGGTCAGCCGATCGGTGCGAGACCTGGAGGATCAGCTCGGGGCCTCGTTATTTCTCCGGCACCCCAGTGGTGTGACTCTTACGTTGGCAGGACAATGCTTTCTTCACCGCGCACGTCAGGCACTTGTGCAACTTCAGAAAGGCTGGGAAGAGGTCGCGGCAATTGGACGTTCGGAAAACGGGATCTTAAGGATAGGCATTTTCTCAACCCTGGCTTCTGGTTTTATGGGAGATCTGTTTCGCGCGTATGATGTACATCATTCAAGCGTACATATCGAATTTGTTGACGCCGAGGCCAATGAACACGCTGCCTCCATTCGGAGCTTTGACATCGACGCGGCATTCGTCATCGGTCGATTCCAGTGGGCGGAATGCGACTCTCTTCATCTTTGGACCGAGACGGTCTTTATCGCCTTTCCGGAAGGCCATCCATTGACTCGCAATGAAGAGGTCACATGGCAGGATCTCGTTGATGAGAGATTTCTTGTGCGGATCGAAGGTTCAGGGGGCGAGGTGCGGGAATATCTCAGAAGGCGCTTAGCTGTTCTCGGGCGTCGCCCGCTCATCAATGCACAACGGATAGGCCGCTCCAGCTTGTTGGGACTTGTGGCGTCGGGGCGCGGGGTGGCGCCCGCCACCCAGTCTGAAACCGTGATCTCGGTCCCAGGTGTCGTCTACCGTCCTATCGCGGGCGAAACTCTACCCTTCTCGGTGCTCTTCTCGCGACGAAACGACAATCCCGCATTTCGGGCGCTGCTCAGTCTTGCTCGAAGCATGGCTCAGCACTCGGATCGAAGCTGA
- a CDS encoding P-type conjugative transfer protein TrbL (TIGRFAM: P-type conjugative transfer protein TrbL~PFAM: TrbL/VirB6 plasmid conjugal transfer protein~KEGG: bja:bll8282 probable conjugal transfer protein), with protein MNDVGVIDTFLNTFTSYIDSGFGLIKGEVTGLSSLLIALDITLAGLFWAWGADEDVMRRLVRKTLAIGFFAWIIGNFNALAKIVFESFAGLGLKAGGSTISTAEFLRPGRLAEVGLTAGQPLLDAASQLTGPVALFVNAVQIAVLLVSWLLILIAFFILAVQLFVTLIEFKLTTLAGFVLIPFAFFGKTAFLAEKVLGNIVASGVKVMVLAVIVGIGSGLFSQFTTSYGDAQPTISQALSAVLAALALLGLGIFGPGIATGLLTGAPQLGAGAAVGTGLAAGGVALAGAGATGLTVRGAAAALAGTAAAARAGVSLAGGAASAYSAGAAGQSGGAGVAGGLGVVARAGAAATASSAPASSGDVPDWAQRMRRSQQVAHGIQTATHAVRSGDSHGGGSSISLSESDRP; from the coding sequence GTGAACGACGTGGGCGTCATCGACACCTTCCTCAACACCTTCACCAGCTACATCGATTCCGGCTTCGGCCTGATCAAGGGCGAGGTGACGGGCCTCTCCTCCCTCCTGATCGCTCTCGACATCACGCTTGCCGGCCTGTTCTGGGCCTGGGGCGCCGACGAGGACGTGATGCGCCGGCTGGTGAGGAAGACGCTGGCCATCGGCTTCTTCGCCTGGATCATCGGCAACTTCAACGCGCTCGCCAAGATCGTATTCGAGAGCTTCGCTGGCCTCGGCCTCAAGGCCGGCGGGTCGACCATCAGCACGGCGGAGTTCCTGCGGCCGGGGCGCCTTGCAGAAGTCGGGCTCACCGCGGGCCAGCCGCTGCTCGATGCGGCGAGCCAGCTCACCGGGCCGGTAGCGCTCTTCGTCAATGCCGTGCAGATCGCCGTGCTGCTGGTCTCCTGGCTCCTGATCCTGATCGCCTTCTTCATCCTGGCGGTGCAGCTCTTCGTCACCCTCATCGAGTTCAAGCTGACGACGCTCGCCGGCTTTGTGCTCATCCCCTTCGCTTTCTTCGGCAAGACCGCCTTCCTCGCCGAGAAGGTGCTCGGCAACATCGTCGCGTCGGGCGTCAAGGTGATGGTCCTTGCCGTCATCGTCGGCATCGGCTCAGGGCTGTTCTCGCAATTCACCACCTCCTATGGCGATGCCCAGCCGACCATCAGCCAGGCCCTGTCCGCCGTGCTGGCGGCCCTGGCGCTCCTCGGCCTCGGTATCTTCGGGCCGGGGATCGCCACGGGACTGCTTACCGGTGCGCCACAGCTGGGTGCAGGCGCCGCCGTCGGGACCGGCCTTGCTGCGGGAGGTGTTGCGCTCGCGGGCGCCGGCGCCACTGGCCTCACGGTACGTGGGGCAGCTGCTGCGCTCGCCGGAACAGCCGCTGCGGCTCGTGCTGGCGTGAGCCTCGCCGGAGGAGCCGCATCCGCGTACAGCGCGGGAGCTGCCGGCCAATCCGGGGGGGCTGGCGTCGCGGGTGGACTTGGTGTTGTCGCGCGCGCCGGGGCCGCTGCCACCGCGTCGAGCGCCCCGGCTTCTTCTGGTGATGTTCCCGACTGGGCCCAACGCATGCGGCGCTCCCAGCAGGTCGCCCACGGCATCCAGACCGCGACCCACGCGGTGCGGTCCGGCGACAGCCATGGCGGCGGCTCCTCCATCTCCCTCTCCGAAAGCGATCGTCCATGA
- a CDS encoding AAA ATPase (SMART: AAA ATPase~KEGG: bbt:BBta_7744 conjugal transfer protein TrbE), with the protein MMNLAEYRRHGSRLADYLPWAALVGPGLVLNKDGSFQRTACFRGPDLESAVPAELVAVAGRLNSTFRRLGSGWALFVEAQRHEAGAYPESLFPDPASALVDAERKAGFAEAGSHFESSYFLTFCWLPPAEDAARAESWLYEGRGREGVDPHEALDGFADRTDRVLRLVESFMPECHWLDDAETLTYLHGCVSIRRQRVRVPETPMYLDALLADQPLTGGLEPMLGDQHLRVLTIVGFPTATTPGILDDLNRLAFPYRWSTRAILLDKTDATRLLTKIRRQWFAKRKSIAAILKEVMTNEASVLVDSDADNKAEDADLALQELGADHAGIAYITAMVTVWDADPRVADEKLRLVEKVIQGRDFTAMAETINAVDAWLGSLPGHVYANVRQPPVSTLNLAHMIPLSAVWAGDAQDAHFAAPPLFYGKTEGSTPFRFTLHVGDVGHTLVVGPTGAGKSVLLALMALQFRRYAGSQVFAFDFGGSIRAAALAMGGDWHDLGGSLAEESIALQPLSRVDELPERTWAADWIVTILTREGLSVTPEVKEHVWSALTSLASAPVDERTLTGLAVLLQSNALKQALRPYCIGGAHGQLLDAEAEHLGQASVQAFETEGLIGTSAAPAVLSYLFHRIEDRLDGSPTLLIIDEGWLALDDPGFAGQLREWLKTLRKKNASVVFATQSLSDIDGSAIAPAIIESCQTRLLLPNERAIEPQITAIYRRFGLNDRKIEILARATPKRDYYCQSRRGNRLFELGLSQVALALCAAGSKTDQAALSQILAEHGRDGFFAPWLRHRGLGWAADLILTLDNLEPRS; encoded by the coding sequence ATGATGAACCTCGCCGAGTATCGCCGACACGGGAGCCGGCTCGCGGACTATTTGCCGTGGGCGGCCCTGGTCGGTCCTGGCCTCGTCCTCAACAAGGATGGCAGCTTCCAGCGCACCGCGTGCTTCCGTGGGCCAGACCTCGAATCCGCGGTGCCAGCTGAGCTGGTGGCGGTGGCGGGTCGCCTCAACAGCACCTTCCGCCGCCTCGGCTCCGGCTGGGCACTGTTCGTGGAAGCCCAGCGGCACGAGGCGGGAGCCTATCCCGAGAGCCTGTTTCCCGATCCTGCTTCCGCGTTGGTGGATGCCGAGCGGAAGGCCGGGTTCGCCGAGGCGGGCAGTCATTTCGAGTCGAGCTATTTCCTCACCTTCTGTTGGCTCCCCCCAGCGGAGGATGCCGCACGGGCGGAGAGCTGGCTCTATGAGGGGCGTGGGCGCGAGGGTGTCGATCCTCATGAAGCATTGGATGGCTTCGCCGATCGGACAGACCGGGTGCTTCGGCTGGTCGAGAGCTTCATGCCGGAGTGCCACTGGCTCGATGACGCCGAGACCCTGACCTATCTCCACGGCTGCGTCTCGATCCGGCGCCAGCGGGTCCGTGTCCCCGAGACGCCCATGTATCTCGATGCGCTCCTCGCCGACCAGCCGCTCACCGGCGGGCTGGAGCCGATGCTCGGGGACCAGCACCTGCGCGTGCTGACCATCGTGGGCTTTCCCACGGCAACGACGCCGGGGATCCTCGACGATCTCAACCGGCTGGCGTTTCCCTATCGCTGGTCGACCCGCGCCATCCTCCTCGACAAGACCGACGCCACCCGGCTCCTCACGAAGATCCGCCGGCAGTGGTTCGCCAAGCGCAAGTCCATTGCCGCCATCCTCAAGGAGGTGATGACCAACGAAGCTTCGGTGCTGGTGGATTCGGATGCCGACAACAAGGCGGAGGACGCCGACCTCGCCTTGCAGGAGCTCGGCGCCGACCATGCCGGCATCGCCTATATCACCGCCATGGTGACAGTCTGGGACGCCGATCCCCGCGTCGCCGACGAGAAGCTCCGGCTGGTGGAGAAGGTGATCCAGGGCCGGGACTTCACCGCCATGGCGGAGACCATCAATGCAGTGGATGCCTGGCTGGGCAGCCTGCCCGGGCACGTCTACGCCAATGTCCGCCAGCCTCCCGTCTCCACCCTGAACCTCGCGCACATGATCCCGCTCTCCGCGGTCTGGGCGGGCGATGCGCAGGACGCGCATTTTGCGGCGCCGCCCTTGTTCTACGGCAAGACGGAAGGCTCGACCCCGTTCCGCTTCACGCTCCACGTGGGGGATGTGGGGCACACGCTGGTGGTGGGGCCGACCGGTGCTGGCAAGTCCGTGCTGCTGGCGCTCATGGCCTTGCAGTTCCGGCGCTATGCCGGCTCGCAGGTGTTCGCCTTCGATTTCGGCGGCAGCATCCGGGCGGCGGCCCTCGCCATGGGTGGCGACTGGCACGATCTGGGCGGAAGCCTCGCCGAGGAGAGCATCGCGCTCCAGCCGCTTTCCCGTGTGGACGAACTGCCCGAGCGGACATGGGCTGCCGACTGGATCGTAACGATCCTGACCCGCGAAGGCCTCTCGGTTACGCCGGAGGTGAAGGAGCATGTCTGGTCAGCGCTCACCTCGCTGGCCTCGGCCCCGGTAGACGAGCGCACCCTGACCGGTCTCGCTGTCCTCCTCCAGTCTAATGCCCTCAAGCAGGCCCTGCGGCCCTATTGCATCGGTGGCGCCCATGGCCAGCTGCTCGACGCCGAGGCCGAGCATCTGGGGCAGGCGTCCGTCCAGGCCTTTGAGACCGAGGGGCTGATCGGCACTAGCGCCGCGCCGGCGGTGTTGTCCTATCTGTTCCACCGCATCGAGGACCGGCTCGACGGATCGCCGACCCTCCTCATCATCGACGAGGGATGGCTCGCCCTTGATGACCCGGGCTTCGCCGGACAGCTCCGGGAATGGCTCAAGACCCTGCGTAAGAAGAACGCCAGCGTGGTGTTCGCCACCCAGTCCCTCTCGGACATCGACGGCTCCGCCATCGCCCCCGCCATCATCGAGAGCTGCCAGACGCGGCTACTGCTCCCCAACGAGCGGGCCATCGAGCCCCAGATCACCGCTATCTACCGGCGCTTCGGCCTCAACGACCGGAAGATCGAGATCCTCGCACGGGCCACCCCGAAGCGGGACTATTACTGCCAGTCCCGACGCGGCAACCGCCTGTTCGAGCTCGGGCTCTCGCAGGTGGCGCTCGCCTTGTGCGCCGCCGGGTCCAAGACCGATCAGGCTGCGCTCTCGCAGATCCTCGCCGAGCATGGGCGCGACGGCTTCTTCGCCCCCTGGCTGCGGCATCGCGGCCTCGGCTGGGCCGCCGATCTCATCCTCACCCTCGACAATCTGGAGCCACGCTCATGA
- a CDS encoding conserved hypothetical protein (KEGG: mes:Meso_0499 hypothetical protein), with the protein MPKLKLSEILDEKPVKVTVELPAKLHRDLVAYARVLGGETGSPIADPLKLIVPMLERFIVTDRGFMRVRRAAR; encoded by the coding sequence ATGCCGAAGCTGAAGCTCAGCGAGATCCTCGACGAGAAGCCGGTGAAGGTGACCGTCGAACTGCCGGCGAAGCTGCATCGCGATCTTGTCGCCTATGCACGGGTGCTGGGCGGAGAGACAGGAAGCCCAATCGCAGACCCGCTCAAGCTGATCGTGCCCATGCTGGAGCGCTTCATTGTGACGGACCGCGGCTTTATGAGAGTACGTCGCGCAGCCCGGTGA
- a CDS encoding P-type conjugative transfer protein TrbJ (TIGRFAM: P-type conjugative transfer protein TrbJ~KEGG: mes:Meso_0505 conjugal transfer protein TrbJ), whose translation MIRRSLRAVLVAAPLLFCPFAPAVAQYVVYDPSNYAQNVLQAARALQQVTNQITSLQNEAQMLINQTRNLANLPYSSISAFQQAAQRTQQLLGQAQKIAYDVTAIDRAFQGQYGSVSLSSSDAALVTQAKSRWETTVAGLQDALRVQAGVVGNLDTGRSQASTLVGQSQAASGALQAMQAGNQLQALQAQQLSDLTAVITANGRAQALSEAERATAVSEGQERYRRFSTRSSYQPAAVTMFHGK comes from the coding sequence ATGATCCGCCGTTCATTGCGGGCGGTGCTCGTCGCCGCGCCGCTTCTTTTCTGCCCGTTCGCGCCGGCCGTGGCGCAGTACGTGGTCTACGACCCCTCCAACTATGCCCAGAACGTCCTTCAAGCTGCTCGGGCGCTACAGCAGGTCACCAACCAGATCACCTCGCTTCAGAACGAAGCGCAGATGCTGATCAATCAGACCCGCAATCTTGCGAACCTGCCTTATTCCTCTATCAGCGCATTCCAGCAGGCGGCCCAGCGCACCCAGCAATTGCTCGGTCAGGCCCAGAAGATCGCCTATGACGTCACCGCCATCGACCGGGCGTTTCAGGGCCAGTATGGCTCGGTCTCCCTGAGCAGTTCGGATGCCGCCCTTGTCACCCAGGCGAAGAGCCGCTGGGAGACCACGGTCGCCGGCCTCCAGGATGCGCTGCGGGTGCAGGCGGGCGTCGTCGGCAATCTCGACACCGGCCGCTCGCAGGCCTCGACACTGGTCGGCCAGAGCCAGGCGGCGAGCGGCGCGCTGCAGGCCATGCAGGCGGGCAACCAGCTTCAGGCGCTCCAGGCCCAGCAGCTCTCCGACCTCACCGCCGTGATCACGGCGAACGGCCGCGCACAGGCCCTGTCCGAAGCTGAGCGGGCGACGGCGGTGTCGGAAGGGCAGGAGCGCTACCGGCGCTTCTCCACCCGGTCGAGCTACCAGCCTGCCGCCGTCACCATGTTCCACGGCAAGTGA
- a CDS encoding Conjugal transfer protein (PFAM: Conjugal transfer protein~KEGG: gbe:GbCGDNIH1_1062 conjugal transfer protein TrbF), with translation MTPFKRPAVHYGRAPEPETPYHRAAQVWDDRIGSARVQAKNWRLMAFGCLALSAGLSGALAWQALSGSVVPWVVQVDKLGLAQAVAPASSDYRPSDPQIAFHLARFIEEVRSISADPVIVRQNWLRAYAYTTQAGAVALNDYARANDPFARVGKQQVAVEVSSVIRASPDSFRIAWTERRYQDGSLADNARWSAILTVVVQAPRDAERLRANPLGIYVNAINWSKELAQ, from the coding sequence ATGACCCCGTTCAAGCGACCTGCGGTTCATTACGGCCGCGCACCCGAGCCCGAGACGCCGTATCATCGCGCGGCCCAGGTCTGGGACGATCGCATCGGCTCGGCCCGCGTCCAGGCGAAGAACTGGCGCCTCATGGCGTTCGGCTGCCTGGCGCTTTCGGCCGGCCTCTCCGGGGCCCTGGCCTGGCAGGCCCTGAGCGGCTCGGTGGTGCCGTGGGTCGTCCAGGTGGACAAGCTGGGGCTGGCGCAGGCCGTGGCACCTGCATCGTCAGATTATCGCCCCTCCGATCCCCAGATCGCCTTCCACCTCGCTCGCTTCATCGAGGAGGTGCGCAGCATCTCCGCCGATCCCGTCATCGTCCGGCAGAACTGGCTCAGGGCCTATGCCTACACGACGCAAGCCGGAGCGGTTGCCCTCAACGACTATGCCCGGGCCAACGATCCCTTCGCCCGGGTCGGCAAGCAGCAGGTGGCGGTGGAGGTCTCGAGCGTCATCCGTGCCTCGCCGGACTCCTTCCGCATCGCCTGGACCGAACGCCGCTACCAGGACGGCAGCCTCGCCGACAACGCACGCTGGAGCGCCATCCTCACCGTCGTGGTGCAGGCGCCGCGGGACGCCGAGCGCCTCCGGGCCAATCCCCTCGGGATCTACGTCAACGCCATCAACTGGTCGAAGGAGCTCGCACAATGA
- a CDS encoding conjugation TrbI family protein (PFAM: conjugation TrbI family protein~KEGG: gbe:GbCGDNIH1_1064 conjugal transfer protein TrbI) — protein sequence MNGMDPGKKKGLGSAGDGGSPPLTGEATAAMRLRPEPPRVTRLSRKVLAGLGLVAGLGIGGALIFALQTRKDHGLGQELYATDIKATPDGLAGLPKDYTGIPKLGPPLPGDLGRPILNAQTVAQPPLPSMAGMPNPALSPEEQRQQQESEAARTGRLFAQTITRPASSVVAQQVGAASITTAAPVPDLTSLGLAPPAATPTAQERQVAFLNLAVDRRTVSPDRVAAPASVNILQAGAVIPAALITGIRSDLPGQITAQVTENVHDSPTGRILLIPQGTRIIGQYDNGVGFGQRRILLVWNRLIFPNGRSIVLERQPGADAEGYAGLEDGVDYHWGELFKTAVLSTILSVGASAGSSGSNSDLASALREGASDSISQTGRQIVQRQLNIAPTLTIRPGYPVRVIVTRDLVLEPYGG from the coding sequence ATGAACGGCATGGACCCCGGAAAGAAGAAAGGGCTGGGTTCGGCTGGCGATGGCGGCTCCCCGCCGCTGACGGGGGAGGCTACGGCGGCCATGCGGTTGCGGCCGGAGCCGCCCCGGGTGACACGCCTGTCGCGCAAGGTACTGGCCGGGCTGGGGCTCGTCGCTGGCCTCGGGATCGGCGGAGCGCTGATCTTCGCTCTCCAGACGCGAAAGGACCACGGTCTGGGCCAGGAACTCTACGCCACCGACATCAAGGCGACGCCGGACGGACTTGCCGGCTTGCCGAAGGACTATACCGGCATCCCTAAGCTCGGGCCTCCGCTGCCCGGCGACCTCGGCCGGCCCATCCTCAATGCGCAGACGGTAGCGCAGCCGCCACTGCCGTCAATGGCTGGCATGCCTAATCCCGCTCTGAGCCCTGAGGAGCAGCGCCAGCAGCAGGAGAGCGAGGCCGCGCGGACCGGGCGGCTGTTCGCCCAAACCATCACGCGGCCGGCAAGCTCTGTCGTGGCGCAACAGGTGGGCGCAGCGTCTATTACGACGGCGGCACCTGTCCCGGATCTGACTTCCCTCGGCCTCGCCCCGCCGGCGGCAACACCCACGGCCCAGGAGCGGCAGGTAGCCTTCCTCAACCTGGCCGTCGACCGCCGCACCGTGTCCCCTGACCGTGTGGCGGCGCCCGCTTCAGTCAACATCCTGCAGGCGGGCGCCGTCATCCCCGCTGCGCTGATCACCGGCATCCGCTCCGACCTACCGGGTCAAATCACCGCCCAGGTGACCGAGAATGTCCATGACAGCCCGACCGGCCGGATTCTCCTGATCCCCCAGGGCACGCGCATCATCGGTCAGTACGACAACGGCGTCGGCTTCGGGCAGCGACGGATTCTTCTGGTTTGGAACCGGCTGATCTTCCCCAATGGCCGCTCCATCGTGCTGGAGCGCCAGCCTGGAGCCGATGCCGAAGGCTATGCCGGTCTCGAAGATGGTGTCGACTATCACTGGGGCGAGCTCTTCAAGACCGCGGTGCTCTCCACCATCCTGAGCGTCGGGGCGAGCGCCGGTTCATCCGGCAGCAACAGCGACCTTGCGAGCGCTCTGCGGGAAGGGGCTTCCGACAGTATCAGCCAGACCGGACGCCAGATCGTCCAGCGTCAGCTCAACATCGCGCCGACGCTCACGATACGGCCGGGATACCCGGTGCGGGTCATCGTCACGCGCGACCTCGTTCTCGAACCCTATGGAGGCTGA